From Lujinxingia vulgaris, a single genomic window includes:
- a CDS encoding DUF1592 domain-containing protein: MPRLRTLTGAALLSLAALLSACPAPLEERPAGQDTSAICEAADLDPGPGYARRLTHQEYIWSIHDILGVDLSAWRESLPRESYVDGFKNTAWGLIVSGRHVEVYAHLAQVATAALSSDHRWLRHLSVCEETQERCARTFVEEAGLELFRRPLSDDEVRRFAALFSQESTPREGARLVVEAMLQAPQFLYRLESDRYDGALGAAALKDPDALKGPLASEGISAPLNLKSGTYRVSVALANDAPYPIVVSLGVGDAHREVRVAPFRTTRLGLQLEPTTSETSALRLVAEPEGRITGAPVAPRVIHVEVLGPLTSGVGSGDDPTYDVRPLSGFEMASRLSYFIWHSAPDRALLDAAERGELNEAEGVARWARTMLGDPRARRAFKSYLAEWLHLDTLATVERSPERFPDFSDALIDDMRLEIENFSQAIAFDDQADWLSIFEARFSYLTPRLAGYYGIEAPAAPDQPTYFSDESPRGGLLTQGALLTASTSNDTTSPVKRGIFVRERFLCQSVPSPASNAVMQAAPDTEGMSTRERLQRHSDDPSCNFCHRAADPIGFGLEAFDATGRYRSVDDTGHPLDVRGAITQSPYERDTLHFEGARQLGELLAQSEDAERCMVEQMYQYALGRPSAEIDRCTLNAIIDEARSQGRSYTDIIVAIVSSDAFRHVRQHRYFGGTP, from the coding sequence ATGCCACGCTTGCGAACACTCACCGGCGCAGCGCTTCTCAGTTTAGCGGCGCTGCTCAGCGCCTGCCCCGCGCCTCTTGAGGAGCGCCCCGCCGGGCAGGATACGAGCGCCATCTGCGAGGCCGCCGACCTGGATCCGGGCCCGGGCTACGCCCGGCGCCTGACCCATCAGGAGTACATCTGGAGCATCCACGATATTCTGGGCGTGGACTTGAGCGCCTGGCGCGAGAGCCTGCCGCGGGAGTCGTATGTCGACGGTTTTAAGAACACCGCCTGGGGGCTGATCGTCTCGGGCAGGCATGTGGAGGTGTACGCGCACCTGGCTCAAGTGGCCACCGCCGCGCTCTCGAGCGACCACCGGTGGTTACGCCACCTGAGCGTCTGCGAAGAGACCCAGGAGCGCTGCGCCCGCACCTTTGTGGAGGAGGCCGGCCTGGAACTTTTCCGCCGGCCCTTGAGCGATGATGAGGTGCGCCGCTTCGCGGCGCTCTTCTCACAGGAGTCGACGCCCCGGGAAGGCGCCCGGCTGGTCGTTGAGGCGATGCTGCAAGCCCCGCAATTTCTCTATCGCCTGGAGAGTGACCGCTACGATGGCGCGCTCGGCGCCGCCGCGCTCAAAGATCCCGACGCCCTCAAAGGCCCGCTCGCCAGCGAGGGCATCAGCGCCCCGCTGAACTTAAAGTCTGGCACCTACCGGGTGAGCGTCGCGCTGGCCAACGATGCGCCCTACCCTATCGTTGTCAGCCTCGGGGTGGGCGATGCTCATCGCGAGGTTCGCGTGGCTCCCTTTCGCACCACGCGACTCGGCTTGCAGCTTGAACCCACCACCTCTGAAACAAGCGCATTGCGCCTGGTCGCCGAGCCCGAGGGCCGAATCACCGGCGCTCCGGTTGCACCCCGGGTGATCCACGTGGAGGTGCTCGGCCCGCTGACCTCCGGGGTCGGCTCCGGCGACGATCCCACCTATGACGTGCGCCCACTGAGCGGGTTTGAGATGGCCAGCCGCCTCTCCTACTTCATCTGGCACTCCGCGCCGGACCGCGCGCTGCTCGATGCGGCGGAGCGCGGTGAGCTCAATGAGGCCGAAGGCGTCGCGCGGTGGGCCAGGACGATGCTCGGCGACCCACGTGCTCGCCGCGCCTTTAAGAGCTACCTGGCCGAGTGGCTGCACCTCGACACGCTGGCCACCGTGGAGCGCAGCCCGGAGCGTTTCCCCGACTTCTCCGACGCGCTCATCGACGATATGCGCCTGGAGATCGAGAACTTCTCGCAGGCCATCGCTTTTGACGATCAGGCCGACTGGCTCTCCATCTTCGAGGCGCGCTTTAGTTACCTGACCCCGCGCCTGGCCGGCTATTACGGGATTGAGGCGCCGGCCGCCCCCGACCAGCCGACGTATTTTAGCGACGAAAGTCCCCGCGGCGGCCTGCTCACTCAGGGGGCGCTGCTCACGGCCAGCACCAGCAACGATACGACTTCACCTGTGAAACGCGGCATCTTCGTGCGCGAGCGATTCCTATGCCAGTCGGTGCCCTCGCCGGCGTCAAACGCCGTGATGCAGGCCGCGCCGGACACCGAGGGGATGAGCACGCGCGAGAGGTTGCAGCGCCACAGCGATGATCCCTCCTGCAACTTCTGCCACCGCGCCGCCGACCCCATCGGCTTTGGGCTGGAGGCCTTTGACGCCACCGGTCGCTACCGCAGCGTCGATGACACCGGGCACCCGCTCGATGTGCGCGGCGCCATCACCCAGAGCCCCTACGAGCGCGACACACTGCACTTTGAGGGCGCCCGCCAGCTGGGCGAACTTCTCGCGCAGAGCGAAGACGCCGAGCGCTGCATGGTCGAGCAGATGTACCAGTATGCCCTGGGCCGACCCTCGGCCGAAATCGACCGCTGCACCCTCAACGCCATCATTGATGAGGCGCGCAGCCAGGGACGCTCCTACACCGACATCATCGTGGCCATCGTATCGAGCGATGCGTTTCGCCACGTTCGCCAGCATCGCTATTTTGGAGGCACGCCATGA